The Vicinamibacteria bacterium sequence GGAACGCGATCCAGGCGCTGTCCCGGGAGAAGCTCGCCGAGTTTTCCTCGAATGGCGTGTTCGCCACGGGAACGATGTCGGAGGGCTCATCGACTCGAGCGATTGCGAGGTCCTCGCCGGTTTCGATTCGGTACTCTCTCAGAGCGAGCCAACGGCCGTCGGGGGAGACTCCGTACGCCGCCTCGTCGATGTCTCTTGCCAAAAGCGGCTCTTCCGACCCGAGGGCCTCGGCCGGCTTCACGAAAATATCGTAGGCGCCCCGACGCGCCGAAGTATAGACGATGCGCTTTCCGTCGGGGGTCCAGTGCGCATCGAAACTGTGGGAATCGCGCGTGAGTTTTTCCTCGTTACCTCCCTCGAGGTCGTAGATCCAGATGCCGTACGACCCGACGTCGATGCGGCTCACCGCCACCCGCCGGCCAGCCGGATCGAGATCGGCGGTATTGATCGCAGCCGATTCGAAGGGAAGCTTCTCGATGGCTCCATTTCGATCGAGCCACAAGAGCTTGCTCCTCGGGTAGAACGAGCCTCCTCCAGGAACGCTCACCGCGATTCCACCTTCCGAGACGCCGAAGAAGGCTTGGGGGCCCCCGGTGGGGGTGAGCCCACGCGTGTCCGGGAGAATCGGGACGGGCGGCCCCAGCGCTTCCACCCGTACGGGATCGAACGGCATCGCCTGATAGATTCCCGACAGGTAGTAGATGACGTGTCCGCTTCGCGCATATCGGGCCCGCATTCCGGGAAACAGATGTTTCCACGTCATGGACTCGAGATCGAGAGCCGCCACCAATGAGGTTCCCTTGTCGGTGAAGACGGTGAAGAGAGCGCTCTTGCCTCCCGGCAGAAAGTCGGGCCACCAGTGGCCCACTTCGCCGCGGCTCGCATCGGGCACGGTGATGTGCGACGCCTCGCCCCCCTCTTCCGAGACCCGATAGAAGCCGGAGATCCAGTTCCCCGAGAACCAGATGGTGCCATCGGGCCCCCACGTGGCTCCAGGGCCGTCGCCGAATGCGTCGGTGAGGACGACGGGCGCTCCTCCGAGGACCGAGACCTTCTTGAGCTTGTCGCCGGAGAAGAAGCCGATCCACAGGCCGTCCGGCGAAAAGAAAGGCCACGTCGCGTCTTCGCCGCCGGGAACGACCTGGGAGTCGAGCGCGTCGATCGGCCTCAGGTAGAGCTTGCGCTCGTCGCCTTGGATTCCCACGTAGGCGATCCACCTTCCGTCGGGAGAGATCGCAGGGGATTCGACCGAGAGCGCCGGCTCCGATGCCGGGGGTGCGATGACAAAGCGCTCGATTCCGCCCGCCGGGGCTTGCCCGAGGCCGCGAGCGACTAGCCACGCCAGGATGGCCCCGACGGCGATAGCCCCGAGCAGCGACGGCACCGCCCATCGATTCGGGCGGGGCGCGGGCATCGGAGGCTCGTCAGCGTCGAGAAGCTCGAGCCGGGCGTCGGCGACGTCGTGGAAACGCTTTTCTCGATCTTTCGTGAGGCAACGTCGAAGAACGTCCCGGGCGCGCCAGGGGGTATTGGGCGGAAGCGACTCCCAGGAGACGTCCTTGTGGATTACGTTCGCCAACACGTCGGTCACCGACTCGCCGTCGAAAGCCTTGCGGCCGGCGAGGGCCTCGAAGAGCATGCACCCGAACGCCCAGACGTCGGTCCGCTTGTCGACGAGCTTCCCCCTCGCCTGCTCCGGGCTCATATACGAGGCCGTCCCGAGAATGACCCCGGCCCCGGTGGCGTCTCGGGTGAGGGTCGGCGAAAGGGAGAGGTCGGTGGGCGGCTCCTCCGCGGAAAAGGCTTTGGCGAGGCCGAAGTCGAGAATCTTGATCCGCCCTTGTGGCGTGATCTTGATGTTCGCCGGCTTGAGGTCGCGGTGAACGACCCCTACGGCATGCGCCGCTTCGAGCGCCTCGGCGATCTGGGCGAAGAGCTGAACCGTTTCTTCGAGCGAAACCGCTCCTCGATCGATTCGCTGAGCGAGCGTCTCTCCGGACACGAGCTCCATCACCAGGAACGTGAGAGATTCCGCTCGCTCGAGACCGTGGAGGGTCGCGATCCCCGGATGATTCAACGATGCCAGGACCCGCGCTTCGCGCTCGAAGCGAGCGAGGCGCTGGGCGTCCTGCTGAAACGCTTCGGGAAGCACCTTGATAGCGACTTCTCTTCCGAGCTTCCGATCCTTGCTGCGGTAGACCTCACCCATTCCGCCCGAGCCGATGAGCTCGAGGATCTCGTACTCGCCGAGTCGGGTTCCGGGGGGAAGCGCCATGAGCCCCGCGATTATAGAAGACGCCGGTGCGGACCTCGTCGGTATTGTGGATGAAAAGCCCGCCGCACGCCCGCATCGGGCTGCTCGACGGAATCATGGGTCTTGTCGCCGACTTCAGAACGCGGAACTTCTCGAAGCTCTCCTCACCCAAGGCGCGTACTGTCGGAGACCCCGAGACCGTGCTCGAGACAGTAGCAGGCTCGTCAGAACTGGGCGCGCTTGATTCGTTCTCCTGTTGCATCTGATTCATGAATCAGATATCATCCGTCTCATGACACGAAGGACCACAATTGCCGCGGAGGACGAAGTTCTGGAGACCCTTCGGGCGGAGGCCAGGAGGAAGGGGGTCTCGCTCGCCACGCTGGTGGGTGAGTTCTTGAAGGAGAAAGCGGAGGAGCTGCGTCGTAGCCGTCGTCCGCACGTGGGAATTGGACGGTCCGGGTCGGGTGTGTCCCAGGACAGTGTGGATCGCGAAGACCTTCCTGCGGCCCAGTAAGTGTCTCTCGTTCTCGATACGGGCCCCATCCTGGCGGTTCTCGACGCGGACGATCCCGCGCACGCTCGTTGTGTGGATGTTCTGGAAGAGATCCAGGAACCTCTCATCGTCGTAGCGGCGACCTTGGTGGAGATCGACTACTGGATTCGCAAAAGATTGCAGGCCGAGGTGTGGTCTATTTTCCTCGCGGACATTGCGGAAGGTGCGTACCGTTTGGAGCAGCTCTCGATCGCAGAAATGAGGCGCGTGGCCGATCTCCAGGCGGAGTATCGAGACCTGGACCTGGGTATGGTGGATGCGGCGGTCATGGTCACTTGCGAAAAGCTTGGGGAGCAGAAAGTGGCGACGCTCGACCAGCGGCACTTCGGCGCGGTGCGGCCTCGGCACGCCGATCATTTCCTGATCCTGCCGGCGTAGCGAGCGAGCCATTTGAACGCGATCGACCTGCTCCGAAGGAGGCCAAGAATCTATGATGATCGAGTCAGATGACTCAAGGCTCTTCTCTCTACCGCGCGAGCGTCACTGTGCTCCGCGTGCTCGTGCAGGTGTTTTTTCGCCGGGTCGAGGTTTCGGGGCTCGAGAATCTTCCTTCCTCGGGCGGTGGGATCTTCATCGCCTGGCATCCGAACGCACTACTCGACGGAACGCTCATCCTGAGCCAGTACCCGGGACGCATCGTGGTCGGCGCACGGCACGGGCTTTTTCGTTGGCCGATTCTCGGATGGATGATGCGCGCGCTCGGGGTGGTGCCGGTTTATCGCCGCCGGGATTTTCCTTCGGAGGACGAGCGAGCGCGGCTGGAGGCGAACCGAGAGAGTCTCGACAAGATGGCGCGTGCGGTGGTGGAGGAGGCGTTTGCGCTTCTGTTTCCCGAGGGGCAGAGCCACGACGCGCCCTACCTGACGGAGCTCAAGACGGGAGCCGCGAGACTTTACTATCGCGCTCGGGAGTTGACACCTCCGGGAGCGCCACCGCCGGTCATCATTCCGGTTGGGCTCCACTACGATCAGAAGTCGCTCTTCCGGTCGAGCGCGCTCGTCATCTTTCATTCGCCGCTCGAGCTCGAAGCGCCGGTTGCCAACCCTCCCGCTTCAACGGCGAGCGAGGACGAGCGGCGAGCACATTACCGGACGCTCACGGATACGCTCGAGCGCAGCTTGCGCAACGTCGCCCACGCGACGGAAAGCTGGGAACTCCACCACACGATGCACCGGGCGCGAAAGTTGTTTCGCGCGGAGTACGCGCATCGAAGAGGGAAGACTGTCGAGCGCCCGGATATGAAAGAACGCGTTCTCGCCTTCAGAAGGGTCTGGGCGGGATACAACGAGCGGCTGCGAACCCATCCCCGAGAGGTCGAGCGGATCGTGGCGCGACTTCGTGAGTACGACCGCGATTTGCGTGCCCTCGGTGTGGAAGACCACGAGCTCTACGCTACCGGAAAGTTCTCAATGGGGCTGGCGTTTCGGATCGCGCTTCAGGCGTTTCTTATTTACTTCGTTCTGCCGCCGCTATTCGTCATCGGTTATGTCGTGAACCTGCCCGCGGGGCTTCTGGTGTGGGCGGCGTCGAAGTGGGCGGCGGGCGAGCCCAAGGACATCGCCTCGGCGAAGCTGGTCGTGGGCGCGTTGGCGTTCCCGCTCACGTGGCTAGCAGTCGCCCTTCTCGTGGGATGGGGCCACACGAGGCTCTCGGGGCTCTACCCTCAGATTTCCCAGGCGCCGGTGCTGACGG is a genomic window containing:
- a CDS encoding protein kinase, whose protein sequence is MALPPGTRLGEYEILELIGSGGMGEVYRSKDRKLGREVAIKVLPEAFQQDAQRLARFEREARVLASLNHPGIATLHGLERAESLTFLVMELVSGETLAQRIDRGAVSLEETVQLFAQIAEALEAAHAVGVVHRDLKPANIKITPQGRIKILDFGLAKAFSAEEPPTDLSLSPTLTRDATGAGVILGTASYMSPEQARGKLVDKRTDVWAFGCMLFEALAGRKAFDGESVTDVLANVIHKDVSWESLPPNTPWRARDVLRRCLTKDREKRFHDVADARLELLDADEPPMPAPRPNRWAVPSLLGAIAVGAILAWLVARGLGQAPAGGIERFVIAPPASEPALSVESPAISPDGRWIAYVGIQGDERKLYLRPIDALDSQVVPGGEDATWPFFSPDGLWIGFFSGDKLKKVSVLGGAPVVLTDAFGDGPGATWGPDGTIWFSGNWISGFYRVSEEGGEASHITVPDASRGEVGHWWPDFLPGGKSALFTVFTDKGTSLVAALDLESMTWKHLFPGMRARYARSGHVIYYLSGIYQAMPFDPVRVEALGPPVPILPDTRGLTPTGGPQAFFGVSEGGIAVSVPGGGSFYPRSKLLWLDRNGAIEKLPFESAAINTADLDPAGRRVAVSRIDVGSYGIWIYDLEGGNEEKLTRDSHSFDAHWTPDGKRIVYTSARRGAYDIFVKPAEALGSEEPLLARDIDEAAYGVSPDGRWLALREYRIETGEDLAIARVDEPSDIVPVANTPFEENSASFSRDSAWIAFRSFASGRSEVYVQRVPDGTGRVRVSSRGGANPVWSPTRDELYFVSGDELMAVGYSVSVDGFHAEPPRPILNLPRGHRAAEVLDISPDGQRFLIAIDTGEDPPPTELHVTRKWFEELNRVAPPT
- a CDS encoding VapC toxin family PIN domain ribonuclease, which codes for MSLVLDTGPILAVLDADDPAHARCVDVLEEIQEPLIVVAATLVEIDYWIRKRLQAEVWSIFLADIAEGAYRLEQLSIAEMRRVADLQAEYRDLDLGMVDAAVMVTCEKLGEQKVATLDQRHFGAVRPRHADHFLILPA
- a CDS encoding 1-acyl-sn-glycerol-3-phosphate acyltransferase, whose protein sequence is MTQGSSLYRASVTVLRVLVQVFFRRVEVSGLENLPSSGGGIFIAWHPNALLDGTLILSQYPGRIVVGARHGLFRWPILGWMMRALGVVPVYRRRDFPSEDERARLEANRESLDKMARAVVEEAFALLFPEGQSHDAPYLTELKTGAARLYYRARELTPPGAPPPVIIPVGLHYDQKSLFRSSALVIFHSPLELEAPVANPPASTASEDERRAHYRTLTDTLERSLRNVAHATESWELHHTMHRARKLFRAEYAHRRGKTVERPDMKERVLAFRRVWAGYNERLRTHPREVERIVARLREYDRDLRALGVEDHELYATGKFSMGLAFRIALQAFLIYFVLPPLFVIGYVVNLPAGLLVWAASKWAAGEPKDIASAKLVVGALAFPLTWLAVALLVGWGHTRLSGLYPQISQAPVLTGALAFVSSAVSAYVVLHYQMLARQTFRAVRVRLTRWRRSHALEALRAERASLFDELTRLSQAD